One genomic window of Moorella glycerini includes the following:
- a CDS encoding B12-binding domain-containing radical SAM protein — protein sequence MRVLLTTLNAKYIHVNLTLRYLRACCRDLPLDFILEEFTINDRPENIAGRVYRLQPDLVAFSCYIWNIDPTLAVIQILKTVRPDLPILCGGPEVSFDTAAFLAQNPQVDLAITGEGEIPFRTLMEQLAGRQHAPAGGREEPLPASIARPATGRLAPGPVPDPAAIPGLAWRRGGEVVVNPPAPPTRDLDAIPFPYQEDLDAAGNDLRQRTVYYETSRGCPFTCGFCLSSTTRGIRYFSLERVKADLTRLLAAGVREIKFVDRTFNAHKKRALAIWEYIASLRPKARFYFEIAGDRLDEEMLAFLDRVPPGLFQFEIGVQTIDPQVNSLCHRSQDWQRLAANVRRLREMGNIRLHLDLIAGLPGEGYAGVGKSFDAVATLKPHEIQLGFLKLLKGTALRARAREFGYRFVDRPPYEVLASSAITYEEMLRLHDVETLLRYHGNSHLADHALAYLAAAAFGGSYFAVYEALAAWWEAWGLMRRGHSQRDLYNHLAAFTASLSREVPARSLGLDIPGAPRGQEARLAALATVMPGRSRQAHTSLEADNCCLRPENYPVRSPGFHPPGPAELERFYQLLKFDFLCRDRSRHWPEWVPPSPLTEEERSNYMARITDPRSIEKYMPGLTKEAPASLRRHGFIELFPCRPEKPEHDEPTLVFFYYGPPGSEAKVYYLPLIEIEPQTF from the coding sequence TTGCGGGTCCTGTTAACCACCCTCAATGCCAAGTACATCCACGTCAACCTGACCCTGCGCTATTTGCGGGCCTGCTGCCGGGATCTCCCCCTGGATTTTATCCTGGAGGAGTTTACCATCAACGACCGGCCGGAAAACATCGCCGGCCGCGTCTACCGCCTGCAGCCGGACCTGGTGGCCTTCTCCTGCTATATCTGGAATATCGACCCCACCCTGGCCGTGATCCAGATTCTCAAAACCGTCCGGCCGGATCTCCCTATCCTCTGCGGGGGGCCGGAAGTTTCCTTCGACACGGCCGCCTTCCTGGCGCAAAACCCCCAGGTTGACCTGGCGATCACAGGTGAAGGGGAAATCCCCTTCCGCACCCTTATGGAGCAGCTGGCCGGACGACAGCATGCCCCGGCAGGGGGCCGGGAGGAACCCCTTCCCGCCTCCATAGCCCGGCCGGCCACAGGGAGGTTGGCCCCGGGGCCCGTACCCGACCCGGCAGCCATCCCCGGCCTGGCCTGGCGGCGGGGCGGGGAGGTTGTCGTCAACCCGCCAGCGCCGCCTACCCGCGACCTGGACGCCATCCCCTTCCCCTACCAGGAAGACCTGGACGCCGCCGGCAACGACCTCCGCCAGCGCACGGTATACTACGAAACCTCCCGCGGCTGCCCCTTTACCTGCGGTTTTTGCCTTTCTTCGACCACCAGGGGAATACGTTATTTCTCCCTGGAACGCGTCAAGGCGGACCTCACCAGGCTGCTGGCGGCTGGAGTCCGGGAAATAAAATTCGTCGACCGCACCTTCAACGCCCATAAAAAAAGGGCCCTGGCCATCTGGGAGTATATAGCCTCCCTCCGGCCCAAAGCCCGCTTCTACTTTGAAATCGCCGGCGACCGCCTGGACGAAGAGATGCTGGCCTTCCTGGACCGGGTGCCGCCGGGCCTCTTCCAGTTTGAAATCGGCGTCCAGACCATCGACCCGCAGGTCAACAGCCTCTGCCACCGCAGCCAGGACTGGCAGCGCCTGGCGGCCAATGTCCGCCGCCTGCGGGAAATGGGGAACATCCGCCTGCACCTGGACCTCATCGCCGGCCTGCCCGGCGAAGGCTACGCCGGCGTGGGCAAAAGTTTCGACGCCGTGGCTACCCTGAAACCCCACGAGATCCAGCTTGGCTTCCTGAAACTCCTGAAGGGGACCGCTTTGCGCGCCCGGGCCCGGGAATTCGGCTACCGCTTCGTTGACCGGCCACCCTATGAAGTCCTGGCCAGCAGCGCCATTACCTACGAGGAAATGCTCCGCCTCCACGACGTGGAAACCCTGCTCCGCTATCACGGTAACAGTCACCTGGCCGACCACGCTCTGGCCTACCTGGCCGCGGCCGCCTTTGGCGGCAGCTATTTCGCCGTTTACGAGGCCCTGGCCGCCTGGTGGGAGGCCTGGGGCCTCATGCGCCGCGGCCACAGCCAGCGGGACCTCTATAACCACCTGGCGGCCTTCACCGCCAGTTTGAGCCGGGAAGTCCCGGCCAGGAGCTTGGGGCTAGACATTCCCGGCGCTCCGCGCGGCCAGGAAGCCAGACTGGCTGCCCTGGCTACCGTCATGCCTGGCCGTTCCCGCCAGGCACATACCTCTCTGGAAGCAGATAACTGCTGCCTCCGGCCAGAAAATTATCCAGTGCGCTCGCCGGGATTCCACCCCCCGGGGCCGGCGGAACTGGAGCGCTTCTACCAGCTCCTTAAATTCGACTTCCTCTGCCGCGACCGCAGCCGCCACTGGCCGGAATGGGTGCCGCCTTCACCCCTGACAGAGGAGGAGCGTTCAAATTACATGGCGCGGATAACCGATCCCCGGTCCATAGAAAAATATATGCCGGGGCTCACGAAAGAAGCCCCGGCAAGTTTACGCCGCCACGGCTTTATCGAACTCTTCCCCTGCCGCCCGGAGAAACCGGAACACGACGAACCGACCCTCGTCTTCTTTTACTACGGCCCCCCTGGAAGTGAGGCAAAGGTATATTATTTACCCCTCATTGAAATAGAGCCGCAAACTTTTTAA
- a CDS encoding BON domain-containing protein has product MADDASLREKVRQILREDKDLRGYGLNADVVEGEVQLQGIVDTLKEKERAGKLVGRVPGVKSVANAVAISTDGAIRGEDVTMEVNEEMDLDPRVDLRHIGAESVDGHGTIVLKGRVEDPAEVEAAREAAAKARGVTRVVSQVKVGEEEMSLEDIFHSQVNNDRGE; this is encoded by the coding sequence ATGGCAGACGATGCATCTCTACGGGAAAAGGTACGGCAGATCCTGCGCGAGGATAAAGACCTGCGTGGTTACGGCTTGAACGCCGACGTGGTGGAGGGCGAGGTCCAGCTCCAGGGGATCGTCGATACCTTGAAGGAGAAGGAGCGGGCCGGGAAACTCGTCGGGCGGGTCCCCGGGGTGAAAAGCGTGGCCAACGCCGTCGCCATCAGCACCGACGGGGCCATCCGGGGCGAGGACGTGACAATGGAAGTTAACGAGGAAATGGACCTGGATCCGCGGGTGGACCTGCGCCATATTGGCGCCGAAAGCGTTGACGGCCACGGCACGATAGTTTTAAAGGGCCGGGTGGAAGACCCGGCCGAGGTGGAAGCGGCCCGAGAGGCGGCAGCTAAAGCCCGGGGTGTAACCCGGGTAGTGAGCCAGGTTAAGGTGGGGGAAGAGGAAATGAGCCTGGAGGATATTTTCCACAGCCAGGTGAACAACGATAGGGGGGAGTAA
- a CDS encoding UvrB/UvrC motif-containing protein has translation MLCERCQERPASVHVTRIINGDKTELYLCQECAREMQPQLNFSIPKFLAGLLDYEPGLEVKAPPAGERCRECGLSYEQFHQTGRLGCPDCYHYLAARLDPLIRRIQGSSQHRGKVPRRAGGNLRVRREIERLRAQLQQLVEQEEFEKAAQVRDRIRDLENRLGEQGGGQ, from the coding sequence ATGCTTTGTGAACGATGCCAGGAGAGACCGGCCAGTGTTCACGTCACCAGGATTATTAACGGCGACAAGACGGAGCTTTACCTCTGCCAGGAGTGTGCCCGGGAAATGCAACCCCAGCTCAACTTTTCCATTCCCAAATTTTTAGCCGGGTTGCTGGATTATGAGCCGGGCCTGGAGGTCAAAGCCCCGCCGGCAGGGGAACGCTGCCGGGAGTGCGGCCTGAGCTACGAGCAATTCCACCAGACGGGGCGGCTGGGATGCCCCGACTGTTACCATTACCTGGCCGCGCGCCTGGACCCCCTGATCCGGCGCATCCAGGGCAGCAGCCAGCACCGCGGCAAAGTGCCTCGGCGGGCCGGTGGCAATTTACGGGTGCGCCGGGAGATTGAAAGATTGAGGGCGCAGCTGCAGCAGCTAGTCGAGCAGGAAGAATTTGAAAAGGCTGCCCAGGTCCGGGACCGTATTCGCGACCTGGAGAATCGCCTGGGAGAACAGGGGGGCGGGCAATGA
- a CDS encoding AIR synthase related protein produces the protein MTPATPSPRRYRDLTILDLDEQRVLVIACDSAGAIGPKEADVVRVPGYILGRFTARVALMEVLAAGAWPVCIVNTLCVEPEPAGTAIREGVADEIRVLGIDPEKALTGSSEKNVPTSQSGIGVTVIGMAAKTSLLMGRLAAGDALALFGRPKVGAEVFLEDQEIVDLKTVRLLLAQPGVREMVPVGSRGILAEAQDLAALYGLQINWRQNLPELNLHKSAGPATCILAAGDPAALETAGCRTKKPFCLLGTLAT, from the coding sequence ATGACCCCGGCCACCCCATCCCCCCGCCGTTACCGGGATTTGACCATCCTGGACCTGGATGAGCAAAGGGTCCTGGTGATCGCCTGCGATTCCGCCGGGGCCATCGGCCCCAAGGAAGCCGACGTGGTGCGGGTGCCAGGGTACATCCTGGGGCGCTTTACCGCCAGGGTAGCCCTGATGGAAGTCCTGGCGGCCGGGGCCTGGCCAGTATGCATCGTCAATACCCTCTGCGTAGAGCCAGAACCTGCAGGCACAGCCATCCGGGAGGGTGTGGCCGACGAGATCCGCGTGCTGGGCATAGACCCGGAGAAAGCCCTCACAGGCAGCAGCGAAAAAAACGTCCCTACATCCCAGTCCGGGATAGGGGTCACCGTCATCGGCATGGCGGCAAAAACAAGCCTCTTAATGGGACGCCTGGCTGCCGGCGACGCCCTGGCCCTCTTCGGGCGGCCCAAGGTCGGGGCCGAGGTATTCCTTGAGGATCAGGAAATCGTAGATCTAAAAACCGTGCGCCTGCTGCTCGCTCAGCCGGGAGTCCGGGAAATGGTTCCCGTCGGCTCCCGGGGAATCCTGGCCGAAGCGCAGGACCTGGCCGCTTTATACGGGCTGCAAATCAACTGGCGGCAAAACCTCCCAGAGCTGAACCTGCACAAATCGGCCGGCCCCGCCACCTGTATCCTCGCTGCCGGCGACCCGGCCGCCCTTGAAACCGCGGGGTGCAGGACGAAAAAACCCTTCTGCCTGCTGGGCACCCTGGCTACTTAA
- a CDS encoding ATP-dependent Clp protease ATP-binding subunit: MSPRFTERANRVLRLAQEEARALHHPAIGTEHILLGILREGDSVAARALTNLGVNVKAVREEVRKIIRPGEAPAGGDIGLTPRAKRVLELANEEARRQGVNYVGTEHILLGLLEEGEGLAAQVLSGLGLSPDKIRQQVIALLGGAGEQPQAGGWTVLLGNLPFGMAGFPGGGAFQAMGAPGAAKMQQQRPGQTPTLDQFSRDLTRLAREDKLDPVIGREKEIERVIQILSRRTKNNPVLIGDPGVGKTAIVEGLAQKIVQNQVPEVLRDKRVVALDMSGMVAGTKYRGEFEERFKRVMDEVRAAGNVILFIDELHTLIGAGAAEGAIDAANILKPALARGELQTIGATTIDEYRKHIERDAALERRFQAVMVGEPTVEETIAILKGLRDRYEAHHRVKISDEALEAAARLSDRYITDRYLPDKAIDLVDEAASRVRLKVYTAPDDVKKLEARLEELEKEKAAAVHAQEFEKAAALRDEEKKIKEELEAKKGEWQKEKGLEKSVVTPEDIAQIVSSWTGIPVTQLAQEESERLLHLEDVLHQRVIGQDEAVHAVARAVRRARAGLKDPRRPIGSFIFLGPTGVGKTELARALAEALFGDEDAMIRFDMSEYMEKHTVSRLVGAPPGYVGYEESGQLTEAVRRRPYSVVLFDEIEKAHPDIFNVLLQVLDDGRLTDAKGRTVDFRNTVIIMTSNIGASTIKRESLGFKAATSEVAAESYEKMKKHIMEELRRTFRPEFLNRIDELIVFHALSRDDIRKIVDLMLAELNRRLEENKLSVEVTDEAREILIKEGFDEAFGARPLRRAIQTLIEDQLSDEMLAGKIAPGDKVRAVARDGKIVLEKAA; encoded by the coding sequence ATGTCACCGCGTTTTACCGAAAGGGCTAACCGGGTACTGCGCCTGGCCCAGGAAGAAGCCAGGGCATTGCATCACCCGGCCATTGGGACCGAACATATCCTGCTGGGTATCTTGCGGGAAGGCGACAGCGTCGCCGCCAGGGCCCTGACCAACCTGGGTGTTAACGTCAAAGCTGTACGTGAGGAAGTGCGTAAAATTATCCGGCCGGGGGAAGCCCCTGCCGGTGGGGATATTGGCCTGACACCGCGGGCGAAAAGGGTCCTGGAGCTGGCCAATGAAGAAGCCCGGCGCCAGGGCGTAAATTATGTGGGGACAGAACATATTCTCTTAGGTCTACTGGAAGAAGGCGAAGGCCTGGCGGCCCAGGTCTTGAGCGGGCTGGGGCTTAGCCCCGATAAAATCCGCCAGCAGGTCATTGCCCTGCTGGGCGGTGCCGGGGAGCAGCCCCAGGCCGGCGGCTGGACCGTCCTCCTGGGCAACCTGCCCTTTGGCATGGCCGGGTTCCCCGGAGGAGGGGCCTTCCAGGCCATGGGAGCCCCCGGCGCGGCCAAGATGCAGCAGCAGCGGCCGGGGCAGACGCCCACCCTGGATCAGTTCAGCCGGGATCTCACTCGCCTGGCGCGGGAGGACAAGCTGGACCCGGTTATTGGCCGGGAGAAGGAAATTGAACGGGTCATCCAGATACTAAGCCGCCGGACGAAAAACAATCCCGTCTTAATTGGCGACCCCGGCGTGGGCAAGACGGCCATCGTCGAAGGCCTGGCCCAGAAGATTGTCCAGAACCAGGTACCGGAAGTCCTGCGGGATAAGCGGGTGGTGGCCCTGGATATGTCCGGCATGGTGGCCGGCACCAAGTACCGGGGCGAGTTTGAAGAACGCTTCAAGCGGGTTATGGATGAAGTCCGGGCCGCCGGCAACGTCATCCTCTTTATCGATGAGCTGCATACCCTTATTGGCGCCGGGGCGGCCGAGGGGGCCATCGATGCCGCCAATATCTTAAAGCCCGCTTTGGCCCGGGGCGAACTGCAGACCATCGGCGCCACTACCATTGACGAATACCGGAAGCACATCGAGCGGGACGCCGCCCTGGAGCGTCGTTTCCAGGCCGTCATGGTCGGCGAGCCCACGGTGGAGGAGACTATAGCCATCCTGAAGGGCCTGCGGGACCGGTATGAGGCCCACCACCGGGTGAAGATTTCCGATGAAGCTCTGGAGGCGGCGGCCAGGCTTTCCGACCGCTACATCACCGACCGCTACCTGCCGGATAAAGCCATCGACCTGGTGGACGAGGCTGCCTCCCGCGTGCGCCTCAAAGTCTACACTGCTCCCGACGACGTCAAGAAGCTGGAAGCGCGCCTGGAAGAACTGGAGAAGGAAAAGGCGGCGGCCGTTCACGCCCAGGAGTTTGAAAAGGCGGCTGCCTTGAGGGATGAGGAAAAGAAAATTAAAGAGGAGTTAGAAGCCAAAAAAGGCGAGTGGCAGAAGGAAAAGGGCCTGGAGAAATCCGTGGTGACTCCGGAAGACATCGCCCAGATTGTTTCCAGCTGGACGGGTATCCCCGTTACCCAGCTCGCCCAGGAGGAAAGCGAGCGGCTCCTCCACCTGGAAGACGTCCTGCACCAGCGGGTCATCGGCCAGGATGAGGCCGTTCATGCCGTGGCCCGGGCTGTACGCCGCGCCCGGGCGGGCCTCAAGGACCCCAGGCGGCCCATCGGTTCCTTCATCTTCCTGGGACCCACCGGTGTCGGTAAGACGGAGCTGGCCCGGGCCCTGGCGGAGGCTCTCTTCGGCGACGAAGACGCCATGATCCGCTTCGATATGTCCGAGTATATGGAGAAGCACACCGTCTCCCGGCTGGTGGGCGCCCCGCCCGGCTATGTCGGCTACGAGGAAAGCGGGCAATTAACGGAGGCCGTCCGGCGCCGGCCCTACAGCGTCGTCCTCTTTGACGAGATTGAAAAGGCCCACCCGGACATCTTTAATGTGCTGCTCCAGGTCCTGGACGACGGCAGGCTCACGGACGCCAAGGGCCGCACCGTGGACTTCCGCAACACGGTGATTATCATGACCTCCAATATCGGCGCCAGCACCATCAAGCGGGAGAGCCTGGGTTTTAAAGCTGCCACCAGCGAAGTGGCGGCTGAGTCCTACGAGAAAATGAAGAAGCATATCATGGAAGAGTTGCGGCGGACCTTCCGGCCCGAGTTCCTGAACCGCATCGACGAGTTGATCGTCTTCCATGCCCTCTCCAGGGACGACATCAGGAAGATTGTCGACCTGATGCTGGCCGAGCTGAACCGCCGCCTGGAGGAGAATAAGCTCTCTGTGGAAGTAACTGATGAAGCCAGAGAGATCCTTATCAAAGAAGGCTTCGACGAGGCCTTCGGCGCTCGTCCCCTGCGGCGCGCCATCCAGACTCTCATCGAAGACCAGCTTTCCGATGAAATGCTGGCCGGGAAAATTGCCCCCGGCGACAAGGTCCGGGCCGTCGCCCGGGACGGCAAGATTGTGCTGGAGAAGGCGGCTTGA
- a CDS encoding ECF transporter S component, which translates to MNGKASRWTARRLAILAMLIALSTAGANLKIPSITGTPAFDSFPGFLGALILGPADGALIASLGHLLTAFTAGFPLTLPLHLVIAAGMGGVVALFALFCRFSPWLGIAAGIVLNGLLLPALFIPLPGFGKAFFLAMVVPLLVASTLNIVLAAMAFTSLRRVVPASYAAGRGKGEGK; encoded by the coding sequence TTGAACGGAAAGGCAAGCCGCTGGACGGCCAGGCGCCTGGCCATCCTGGCCATGCTCATCGCTTTATCAACTGCAGGAGCCAATTTAAAAATACCCAGCATCACCGGCACGCCGGCCTTCGATTCCTTCCCCGGCTTTCTCGGCGCCCTCATCCTGGGTCCCGCCGATGGGGCCCTGATAGCTTCCCTCGGGCACCTGCTCACAGCCTTTACTGCCGGCTTCCCCCTCACCCTGCCGCTTCACCTGGTTATTGCCGCCGGCATGGGCGGCGTCGTCGCCCTCTTTGCTCTCTTTTGCCGCTTTTCCCCCTGGTTGGGAATAGCAGCTGGAATAGTACTCAACGGCCTTTTGCTCCCGGCGCTGTTTATCCCCCTGCCGGGGTTTGGTAAAGCATTCTTCTTGGCCATGGTCGTGCCCCTGCTGGTGGCTTCCACCCTGAACATCGTCCTGGCCGCCATGGCCTTCACCAGCCTGCGCCGGGTAGTTCCTGCCAGTTATGCCGCCGGCCGGGGGAAAGGGGAAGGTAAATGA
- a CDS encoding type II toxin-antitoxin system Phd/YefM family antitoxin: MSLQVNIHEAKTHFSKLLAQVKEGREVIIAKAGKPVARLVPITSDKPERHPGSAKGKITVAPDFNAPLPEAILKEFEE, translated from the coding sequence ATGTCTTTACAAGTAAATATTCATGAAGCCAAGACCCATTTTTCCAAGCTGTTAGCCCAGGTGAAAGAAGGCCGGGAAGTAATTATTGCCAAAGCTGGCAAGCCAGTGGCGCGCCTGGTCCCGATAACAAGCGATAAGCCTGAACGACACCCCGGCAGCGCCAAGGGCAAAATCACTGTAGCCCCGGATTTTAATGCCCCCCTGCCCGAAGCTATTCTTAAGGAGTTTGAAGAATGA
- a CDS encoding retropepsin-like aspartic protease, translating into MRVEYREGLLFVSSSVTYKEKTKLIDSIVIDTGAANSIISSDVVEGLGIVFTQGDPVVISYGVGGKQYAFVKKVDREAFGSFSISDYSIDFGLIDPDNKINGLLGLDLLMQQARYLI; encoded by the coding sequence ATGCGGGTCGAGTATCGCGAAGGGTTACTTTTCGTTTCCAGCTCAGTCACGTATAAAGAGAAGACAAAGTTAATTGATAGTATAGTTATTGATACTGGTGCCGCTAATTCTATTATATCATCGGATGTTGTCGAAGGTTTGGGAATAGTCTTTACGCAAGGAGACCCGGTTGTAATCAGTTATGGAGTTGGTGGAAAACAATACGCCTTTGTCAAGAAGGTTGATCGAGAGGCTTTTGGAAGTTTTAGCATCAGTGATTATAGTATAGATTTTGGGCTGATCGACCCTGACAATAAAATCAATGGGCTATTAGGCCTTGATTTACTTATGCAGCAGGCGCGATACTTGATTTAA
- a CDS encoding protein arginine kinase — MSLNLERNSKWMEGSGPQADIVISSRIRLARNLKGMPFPNLMNEAQEVKVIRQVGQAIRAPGVFQAVGELRLQTLRELSPVERQILVEKHLISPDLAEGKGEKAVVLRDDEAISIMVNEEDHLRLQCLLPALMLHEAWRLADAADDALENELDFAFDQERGYLTACPTNVGTGLRASTMLHLPALVLTKQAGQVLTALTKVGVAVRGLYGEGTEAQGNIFQVSNQITLGRSEEEIINNLSAVTVRLADQEREARELLRKQNRWQLEDRVGRAYGILTNARILSSQEALQLLSDVRLGVEMKILRGLDQRLINQLMVRIQPAYLQFTAGKEMTPFERDVRRAAMVRELLAG, encoded by the coding sequence ATGAGCCTGAATTTAGAGCGTAACAGCAAATGGATGGAAGGTTCCGGTCCCCAGGCCGACATCGTCATATCCAGCCGCATCCGGCTGGCCCGTAACCTGAAGGGGATGCCCTTTCCCAATTTGATGAACGAAGCCCAGGAAGTGAAGGTTATCCGCCAGGTGGGCCAGGCCATCCGGGCGCCAGGGGTTTTCCAGGCCGTTGGTGAATTAAGGCTCCAGACCTTACGAGAATTGTCGCCGGTGGAGCGGCAAATACTAGTGGAGAAACACCTCATCAGCCCGGACCTGGCGGAAGGCAAGGGGGAGAAGGCAGTAGTTTTACGGGATGATGAGGCCATTAGCATCATGGTCAATGAAGAAGATCACCTGCGCCTGCAGTGTCTTTTACCGGCCCTGATGCTTCATGAAGCCTGGCGCCTGGCCGACGCTGCCGACGATGCCCTGGAAAACGAACTGGACTTTGCCTTTGACCAGGAAAGGGGCTACCTTACCGCCTGTCCTACTAATGTCGGTACGGGCTTAAGGGCTTCCACCATGCTGCACCTTCCGGCCCTGGTGTTGACCAAACAGGCCGGGCAGGTATTGACGGCCCTGACCAAAGTGGGAGTGGCGGTCAGGGGCCTCTATGGCGAGGGAACAGAAGCCCAGGGCAATATCTTCCAGGTTTCCAATCAAATCACCCTGGGCCGTTCGGAAGAAGAGATTATTAATAACCTTTCGGCGGTAACTGTGCGGCTGGCCGACCAGGAAAGGGAAGCCAGGGAACTACTGCGCAAGCAAAACCGCTGGCAGCTGGAGGACCGCGTGGGCCGGGCCTACGGCATCCTGACCAACGCGCGCATCTTGAGTTCCCAGGAAGCCCTGCAGCTGCTTTCGGATGTCCGCCTGGGAGTAGAGATGAAAATTTTACGTGGCCTCGACCAGCGGCTGATAAACCAGCTTATGGTCCGCATCCAGCCGGCCTACCTGCAGTTTACCGCCGGGAAAGAGATGACGCCCTTTGAGCGCGATGTGCGCCGGGCGGCCATGGTACGGGAACTTTTAGCAGGCTGA
- a CDS encoding arginase family protein has translation MGVSSSMAVTLLNFDDTLTMQEELRRFIHSQVDLRDLRGTRLFCDQATLSQIAGRIRGKKGIFFLGSGDYHYVSYLLMQTVDRPFTLVLFDNHADIKFSPAFAFLSCSSWVAWALGLPNLKKAVIIGARPDSFIGVDPGLLRKVVYVPYKQVRGELCRLDRGTRPGRPPRRLRGPEDTFSRIITLIPTRSVYISVDKDVLHPRDAITNWEQGEMSLADLLLLLQAISRTREVCGVDICGEADLHPLDRLRPAGREAIRKNTQANVRIIQALLQTRTFKQVS, from the coding sequence ATGGGTGTCTCAAGCTCCATGGCCGTCACCCTGCTCAATTTTGACGACACCCTGACCATGCAGGAGGAACTGCGCCGTTTTATCCATAGCCAGGTGGACTTGAGGGACCTCAGGGGGACCAGGCTGTTCTGCGATCAGGCGACTTTAAGCCAGATCGCCGGGAGGATCCGGGGCAAAAAGGGGATCTTTTTCCTTGGGAGCGGGGACTACCACTATGTCTCTTACCTGCTTATGCAGACTGTAGACCGCCCTTTCACCCTGGTCCTTTTTGATAACCATGCCGACATCAAGTTTTCCCCCGCCTTTGCCTTCCTTTCCTGCAGTTCCTGGGTAGCCTGGGCCCTGGGGTTGCCCAACCTTAAAAAAGCGGTTATCATCGGCGCCCGACCGGATAGCTTCATCGGGGTTGATCCCGGCCTGCTGCGGAAGGTCGTATATGTTCCTTATAAGCAAGTGCGGGGAGAACTGTGCCGGCTCGACCGGGGAACCCGGCCGGGCCGGCCACCCCGCCGGCTCCGGGGGCCGGAAGATACCTTTAGCAGAATTATCACCCTGATCCCCACCCGGTCCGTCTATATCAGCGTCGATAAAGACGTTCTGCATCCCCGGGACGCTATCACCAACTGGGAGCAGGGCGAGATGTCCCTGGCGGACCTCCTCCTGCTTCTGCAGGCGATCAGCCGTACCAGGGAGGTATGCGGCGTGGATATCTGCGGCGAGGCCGACCTGCACCCGCTGGACCGGCTGCGGCCTGCCGGTAGGGAAGCCATCCGGAAGAACACGCAGGCTAATGTCAGGATTATCCAGGCCCTGCTACAAACCCGTACCTTTAAGCAGGTGTCTTAA
- a CDS encoding type II toxin-antitoxin system VapC family toxin: MAIKARLGKLELPANITSFIPDQMAINTITPLAVEISHALHVYTLPNHHRDPFDRLLVAQAQVENLPILTADPQIARYTVKIIW, from the coding sequence ATGGCCATTAAAGCCCGCCTGGGCAAGCTAGAATTGCCCGCTAATATTACATCCTTTATCCCCGACCAGATGGCTATCAATACTATTACTCCCCTGGCTGTGGAAATAAGTCACGCCCTGCACGTTTATACCCTTCCCAACCATCATCGCGATCCTTTTGACCGGCTTCTCGTTGCCCAGGCCCAGGTAGAAAACCTGCCTATTCTTACCGCCGATCCCCAAATTGCCCGCTATACAGTCAAAATAATATGGTAA